In Canis lupus familiaris isolate Mischka breed German Shepherd chromosome 9, alternate assembly UU_Cfam_GSD_1.0, whole genome shotgun sequence, a single window of DNA contains:
- the TADA2A gene encoding transcriptional adapter 2-alpha isoform X2, which yields MEPYIKCAECGPPPFFLCLQCFTRGFEYKKHQSDHTYEIMTSDFPVLDPSWTAQEEMALLEAVMDCGFGNWQDVANQMCTKTKEECEKHYMKHFINNPLFASTLLNLKQAEEAKTADTAIPFQSTDDPPRPTFDSLLSRDMAGYMPARADFIEEFDNYAEWDLRDIDFVEDDSDILHALKMAVVDIYHSRLKERQRRKKIIRDHGLINLRKFQLMERRYPKEVQDLYETMRRFARIVGPVEHDKFIESHALEFELRREIKRLQEYRTAGITNFCSARTYDHLKKTREEERLKRTMLSEVLQYIQDSSACQQWLRRQADLDSGLSPSVPMASNSGRRSAPPLNLTGLPGTEKLNEKEKELCQMVRLVPGAYLEYKSALLNECNKQGGLRLAQARALIKIDVNKTRKIYDFLIREGYITKA from the exons ACCTCAGATTTTCCTGTTCTTGACCCAAGCTGGACTGCTCAAGAAGAAATGGCCCTGTTAGAAGCTGTGATGGACTGTGGCTTTGGAAATTG GCAGGATGTAGCCAATCAGATGTGCACCAAGACCAAGGAAGAGTGTGAGAAGCACTATATGAAGCATTTCATCAATAACCCTCTGTTTGCATCTACCCTGCTGAACCTGAAGCAAGCAGAGGAGGCAAAAACTGCTGACACAGCCATTCCATTTCAGT CTACAGATGATCCTCCCCGACCTACCTTTGACTCCTTGCTTTCTCGGGACATGGCAGGATACATGCCAGCTCGAGCAGATTTCATTGAG gAGTTTGACAATTATGCAGAATGGGACTTGAGAGACATCGATTTTGTTGAAGATGACTCGGACATTTTACAtg CTCTGAAGATGGCTGTAGTAGATATCTATcattccagattaaaggagagaCAAAGGCGAAAAAA AATTATAAGAGACCATGGATTAATCAACCTTAGAAAGTTTCAGT taATGGAACGACGGTATCCCAAGGAAGTCCAAGACCTTTACGAAACAATGAGGCGATTTGCAAGGATAGTGGGGCCAGTGGAGCACGACAAGTTCATTGAAAGCCATGCAC TGGAATTTGAACTCCGAAGGGAAATCAAGAGGCTCCAGGAATACAGGACAGCAGGCATCACCAATTTTTGTA GTGCCAGAACCTATGACCACCTCAAGAAGACTCGAGAGGAGGAGCGCCTTAAACGCACCATGCTCTCTGAAGTTCTCCAGTACATCCAGGACAGCAGTGCTTGCCAGCAGTGGCTCCGCCGGCAAGCTGACCT TGATTCTGGCCTGAGCCCTTCTGTTCCGATGGCTTCGAATTCAG GTAGACGAAGTGCACCACCCTTGAACCTCACTGGCCTTCCTGGCACAGAGAagctgaatgaaaaagaaaaggag CTCTGTCAGATGGTGAGGTTGGTCCCAGGAGCCTATTTAGAATACAAATCTGCTCTGTTGAACGAATGTAACAAGCAAGGAGGCTTAAGACTGGCACAGGCGAGAGCACTCATCAAGATAGATGTGAACAAAACCCGGAAAATCTATGATTTCCTCATCCGAGAAGGATACATCACTAAAGCCTAA
- the TADA2A gene encoding transcriptional adapter 2-alpha isoform X5, with protein MALLEAVMDCGFGNWQDVANQMCTKTKEECEKHYMKHFINNPLFASTLLNLKQAEEAKTADTAIPFQSTDDPPRPTFDSLLSRDMAGYMPARADFIEEFDNYAEWDLRDIDFVEDDSDILHALKMAVVDIYHSRLKERQRRKKIIRDHGLINLRKFQLMERRYPKEVQDLYETMRRFARIVGPVEHDKFIESHALEFELRREIKRLQEYRTAGITNFCSARTYDHLKKTREEERLKRTMLSEVLQYIQDSSACQQWLRRQADLDSGLSPSVPMASNSGRRSAPPLNLTGLPGTEKLNEKEKELCQMVRLVPGAYLEYKSALLNECNKQGGLRLAQARALIKIDVNKTRKIYDFLIREGYITKA; from the exons ATGGCCCTGTTAGAAGCTGTGATGGACTGTGGCTTTGGAAATTG GCAGGATGTAGCCAATCAGATGTGCACCAAGACCAAGGAAGAGTGTGAGAAGCACTATATGAAGCATTTCATCAATAACCCTCTGTTTGCATCTACCCTGCTGAACCTGAAGCAAGCAGAGGAGGCAAAAACTGCTGACACAGCCATTCCATTTCAGT CTACAGATGATCCTCCCCGACCTACCTTTGACTCCTTGCTTTCTCGGGACATGGCAGGATACATGCCAGCTCGAGCAGATTTCATTGAG gAGTTTGACAATTATGCAGAATGGGACTTGAGAGACATCGATTTTGTTGAAGATGACTCGGACATTTTACAtg CTCTGAAGATGGCTGTAGTAGATATCTATcattccagattaaaggagagaCAAAGGCGAAAAAA AATTATAAGAGACCATGGATTAATCAACCTTAGAAAGTTTCAGT taATGGAACGACGGTATCCCAAGGAAGTCCAAGACCTTTACGAAACAATGAGGCGATTTGCAAGGATAGTGGGGCCAGTGGAGCACGACAAGTTCATTGAAAGCCATGCAC TGGAATTTGAACTCCGAAGGGAAATCAAGAGGCTCCAGGAATACAGGACAGCAGGCATCACCAATTTTTGTA GTGCCAGAACCTATGACCACCTCAAGAAGACTCGAGAGGAGGAGCGCCTTAAACGCACCATGCTCTCTGAAGTTCTCCAGTACATCCAGGACAGCAGTGCTTGCCAGCAGTGGCTCCGCCGGCAAGCTGACCT TGATTCTGGCCTGAGCCCTTCTGTTCCGATGGCTTCGAATTCAG GTAGACGAAGTGCACCACCCTTGAACCTCACTGGCCTTCCTGGCACAGAGAagctgaatgaaaaagaaaaggag CTCTGTCAGATGGTGAGGTTGGTCCCAGGAGCCTATTTAGAATACAAATCTGCTCTGTTGAACGAATGTAACAAGCAAGGAGGCTTAAGACTGGCACAGGCGAGAGCACTCATCAAGATAGATGTGAACAAAACCCGGAAAATCTATGATTTCCTCATCCGAGAAGGATACATCACTAAAGCCTAA